A section of the Anabaena cylindrica PCC 7122 genome encodes:
- a CDS encoding Gfo/Idh/MocA family protein, with amino-acid sequence MIGIGVIGYGYWGPNLVRNFYEIPEAQVITVSDFRLDKLTQVQSRYPTIGITSNYQDLINDDRIEAIAVATPVSSHFDIAMQALRAGKHVLIEKPMTASSEQALQLIAEADKRNLVLMVDHTFVYTGAIRKIREIVETNTLGDTYYYDASRLNLGLFQHDVNVIWDLAVHDLSIMDYVLPPKPCAVSATGISHVSGEPENIAYMTLFFNEQLIAHLHLNWLAPVKVRRTLIGGSQKMIVYDDLEPSEKVKLYDKGITINNNQDNLYKMLIGYRTGDMWCPKLDLTEALNRVVSHFINCIETGDCPVTDGKAGWRVVKILEAATESMKHQGKLVELNWKTSNLSP; translated from the coding sequence ATGATAGGAATTGGTGTAATTGGCTACGGCTATTGGGGACCAAATCTGGTACGTAACTTTTATGAAATACCAGAAGCCCAAGTAATTACTGTTAGTGATTTCCGGCTAGATAAATTGACACAAGTCCAATCCCGTTACCCTACTATTGGTATAACGTCAAACTATCAAGATTTAATCAATGATGATCGGATTGAGGCAATCGCTGTTGCAACTCCAGTTTCATCCCATTTCGATATAGCTATGCAAGCTTTACGGGCTGGAAAGCACGTTTTAATAGAAAAGCCCATGACCGCAAGCTCTGAACAAGCATTACAATTAATTGCTGAAGCTGATAAACGCAATCTAGTTCTCATGGTAGATCACACCTTTGTTTATACGGGTGCAATTCGTAAAATCCGTGAGATTGTAGAAACTAATACACTAGGTGATACTTATTATTACGATGCTTCTCGTCTCAATCTAGGGCTATTTCAGCATGACGTGAATGTAATTTGGGATTTAGCAGTGCATGACTTATCAATTATGGATTATGTTCTACCTCCCAAACCTTGTGCTGTATCTGCCACAGGAATAAGTCATGTAAGTGGAGAGCCAGAAAATATTGCCTATATGACATTATTTTTTAATGAACAATTAATTGCTCATTTGCATCTTAATTGGCTTGCTCCAGTAAAAGTCCGACGTACACTAATTGGTGGTAGCCAAAAGATGATTGTTTATGATGATCTAGAACCTAGTGAAAAAGTCAAATTATATGACAAAGGAATTACAATCAATAATAATCAGGATAATCTGTATAAAATGCTAATTGGTTATCGCACTGGAGATATGTGGTGTCCAAAACTGGATCTGACAGAAGCTCTAAATAGAGTGGTATCCCACTTTATTAACTGTATTGAAACAGGCGATTGCCCTGTGACTGATGGTAAAGCAGGGTGGCGAGTAGTAAAAATTCTCGAGGCTGCCACTGAATCTATGAAACATCAGGGTAAATTAGTAGAATTAAACTGGAAAACATCTAATTTATCACCATGA
- a CDS encoding ATP-grasp domain-containing protein, producing the protein MKKNILVTATGGRSVGSGILHALTRNSPDVSERWNVVAADAHPFAWGLYQTNEHTLLPLAKDINYIDSLKTIVNRFKIDAIVPGSEAETTVLSNNTNQFKDCKIVCNRSDLMFYMNDKFLLEKKLKKMGIPYIPTFPLEEYEAALTLFNFPFIVKPTTGTGGSKGLELIATREELNKLIGLINNKSFFCIQPYIGDADNEYTVGILNDKDGNLIDSIVMRRKLIGLSLLTTKQIHDQDYAVSTGYSQGFFVEDKEVSNFCEKIALEFDSRGPLNIQLRKHKGALYIFDFHPRFSGTTPMRADVGFNEVDILLRNHLFGEKFSRLNYRTNVAAIRAFEHVIIPIEKML; encoded by the coding sequence ATGAAAAAAAACATATTGGTAACGGCTACTGGTGGTAGAAGTGTGGGTTCAGGAATCCTTCATGCTTTAACAAGAAACTCTCCTGATGTTAGCGAAAGATGGAATGTGGTGGCTGCTGATGCTCATCCTTTTGCTTGGGGCTTGTATCAAACCAATGAACATACTTTGTTACCCTTAGCAAAAGATATAAATTATATAGATTCTCTCAAAACAATAGTAAACCGATTTAAAATAGATGCTATTGTACCTGGATCTGAAGCAGAAACTACGGTGCTTTCAAATAATACTAATCAATTTAAAGACTGTAAGATAGTTTGTAACAGAAGTGATTTAATGTTTTACATGAATGATAAATTTCTACTTGAAAAAAAATTAAAAAAGATGGGAATCCCATATATACCAACCTTTCCTCTAGAAGAATATGAAGCAGCTTTAACACTATTCAATTTTCCCTTTATTGTAAAACCGACTACTGGGACAGGAGGCTCAAAAGGTTTAGAACTCATTGCAACTAGAGAAGAATTAAATAAACTAATTGGATTAATTAACAACAAATCTTTTTTTTGTATCCAACCATATATTGGTGATGCCGACAATGAATATACAGTAGGTATTTTAAATGATAAAGACGGTAATCTTATCGATAGTATTGTTATGAGAAGAAAGTTAATTGGATTATCCTTACTAACAACTAAACAAATACATGATCAAGATTATGCAGTTTCTACAGGGTACTCACAAGGTTTTTTTGTGGAGGACAAAGAGGTAAGTAATTTTTGTGAAAAAATCGCGCTAGAATTTGACAGCAGAGGTCCTTTAAATATACAATTGCGGAAACATAAAGGTGCATTGTATATCTTTGATTTTCATCCTCGGTTTTCAGGTACAACCCCCATGAGAGCCGATGTTGGGTTCAATGAAGTTGATATTCTTTTAAGAAATCACTTATTTGGGGAGAAGTTCTCTCGATTAAATTATCGTACTAACGTCGCAGCTATAAGAGCCTTTGAACACGTTATTATTCCTATAGAAAAAATGTTATGA
- a CDS encoding class I SAM-dependent methyltransferase, whose translation MQINKLPFFFKSHELPDNGGMPEVLPFNLYFDEELKMFRQQATESLSKILREVYLKGSLAEGSISSESGKIYVEKIINYIFSHFKFNQTSSVLEVGFGSGIILRELKKKGISDLTGIEPGNHSRVEGLEEIELIKGFFPSSRIKRRFDLIFSFGILEHIEDPLDFIGEQSNYLNENGKIIFSVPNCEACLIKGDISIFIHEHYSYFTRESITQLIEKAGLFLEDISLIEGAFIATATKINSNSTKNFIYEQILPNDLFKQINLHILRLKQLFAQYQSFELAIYTPIRAINSLYLTGYNNFRLIDDNSELYDKYLPTLSKPVESFQDILSNPPECILIFSRTFGERIKQKCLNEKSLINTLIITLNDLERHN comes from the coding sequence ATGCAAATAAATAAGCTCCCTTTCTTTTTTAAGTCCCATGAATTACCTGATAATGGAGGAATGCCCGAAGTGCTTCCCTTCAATTTATATTTTGATGAAGAATTAAAAATGTTTAGACAGCAGGCAACCGAATCTTTAAGTAAAATACTCAGGGAAGTTTACTTAAAAGGTTCATTGGCCGAAGGATCTATTTCTAGTGAATCTGGTAAGATTTACGTCGAAAAAATAATTAACTATATCTTTTCTCATTTTAAATTTAATCAAACCTCCAGTGTACTTGAAGTTGGCTTTGGCTCAGGAATAATACTTAGAGAACTAAAAAAGAAAGGTATTAGTGATCTTACTGGTATTGAACCAGGTAATCATAGCAGAGTAGAAGGTCTTGAAGAAATAGAATTAATAAAGGGATTTTTTCCTTCCAGCCGGATTAAAAGAAGATTTGATTTAATATTTAGTTTTGGAATTTTGGAGCATATTGAAGATCCCTTAGATTTTATTGGTGAGCAATCTAACTATTTGAATGAAAACGGGAAAATAATTTTTAGTGTTCCCAATTGTGAAGCTTGTCTAATAAAAGGTGACATATCCATTTTTATTCATGAGCATTATAGTTATTTTACTCGTGAATCAATTACTCAACTTATAGAAAAAGCAGGTCTTTTTTTAGAAGATATTTCCCTTATAGAAGGTGCTTTTATTGCCACTGCCACAAAAATTAACAGTAATTCTACAAAAAATTTCATTTATGAGCAGATATTACCCAATGATTTATTCAAGCAAATAAATTTACATATCTTACGTTTAAAGCAACTTTTTGCACAATATCAAAGTTTTGAATTAGCTATTTATACTCCTATAAGAGCAATTAATTCATTATACCTAACCGGATACAACAATTTTCGTCTCATAGATGATAATAGTGAGCTTTATGATAAATACTTGCCGACTCTGTCCAAGCCGGTGGAATCTTTTCAAGATATCTTAAGCAATCCACCTGAATGTATTCTTATTTTTTCGAGAACATTTGGTGAGAGAATAAAACAAAAGTGTTTGAATGAAAAAAGTTTGATTAATACATTAATTATAACTCTTAATGATTTAGAAAGGCATAATTAA
- a CDS encoding acyltransferase, which produces MAISQDVKLGNNVTIHHPELVNLYGCKIGDDTKIGAFVEIQKGVIVGNRCKISSHSFICEGVEIEDEVLIGHGVMFINDRYPRSTSNGILKTETDWNVTPVKIKRGASIGSGAVIMCGVRIGEGAMVAAGAVVTNNVPEYAIAMGVPARVTGDVREREL; this is translated from the coding sequence ATGGCAATTTCACAAGATGTTAAATTAGGTAACAATGTCACAATCCATCATCCCGAATTGGTTAATTTGTATGGATGTAAAATTGGAGATGATACTAAAATAGGCGCTTTTGTAGAAATACAAAAAGGTGTAATTGTGGGTAATCGTTGTAAAATTTCTTCCCACAGTTTTATTTGTGAAGGAGTGGAAATAGAAGATGAAGTGCTGATTGGTCATGGTGTGATGTTCATCAATGATCGTTATCCTCGATCCACAAGCAATGGTATTTTGAAGACAGAAACTGATTGGAATGTAACTCCAGTTAAAATCAAACGTGGAGCATCTATAGGTAGCGGTGCAGTGATTATGTGTGGTGTAAGAATAGGTGAAGGAGCAATGGTTGCTGCTGGAGCAGTGGTAACTAATAATGTACCTGAATACGCGATCGCTATGGGTGTACCCGCCAGAGTAACAGGTGATGTGCGGGAGCGTGAATTATGA
- a CDS encoding NAD-dependent epimerase/dehydratase family protein yields MTNQRKIFMTGASGLIGSELVKQISTLGYSVNAIYRKNISLQHKNINWIKADLSDIDVESIKPFLNDVDILIHNAASTIIGNTLAEEERIRKTNIDASVKLFQLAGKAGVKKAIFTSSFSFIQKPLPSIIVESSPINAVTPYGMSKHLGENYLKEYAEKYGFKFNIFRVSSPVSFNLALMPTSVVRKWIEESREDKIIKIYGKGTRTQDFVAVTDIAKAFISSIENIDISGTFNIVSGNQLSMLHLAQLITEKFGNTYEFIGNDTNENDRWNISIKKASQLLDYQPEYTSETAIKTLLQNI; encoded by the coding sequence ATGACAAATCAAAGAAAAATTTTTATGACAGGTGCTTCCGGTCTTATTGGGAGCGAATTGGTAAAACAAATTTCTACTTTAGGCTATTCAGTTAATGCAATATATAGAAAAAATATTTCATTACAGCACAAAAATATTAACTGGATTAAAGCAGATTTGTCCGATATTGATGTTGAAAGTATCAAGCCATTTTTAAATGATGTTGATATTTTAATACATAATGCAGCATCAACGATTATTGGGAATACATTAGCTGAAGAAGAACGCATTAGAAAAACTAACATAGACGCTAGTGTAAAACTATTTCAATTAGCAGGTAAAGCAGGTGTTAAAAAAGCTATTTTCACAAGTAGTTTTAGTTTTATTCAAAAACCATTACCTTCAATAATTGTAGAATCTTCTCCTATTAACGCTGTTACACCTTATGGGATGTCTAAACACCTAGGTGAAAATTATCTAAAGGAATATGCAGAAAAATACGGGTTTAAATTCAATATCTTTAGAGTTTCAAGCCCAGTTAGTTTTAACTTGGCATTGATGCCGACTAGTGTAGTAAGAAAATGGATCGAAGAATCCAGAGAAGATAAAATCATAAAAATTTATGGAAAAGGAACTAGAACCCAAGATTTTGTTGCCGTTACTGATATTGCTAAAGCATTTATAAGCTCTATTGAAAATATAGATATATCAGGTACTTTTAATATTGTATCCGGCAACCAGCTATCAATGCTTCATTTAGCCCAATTAATTACAGAAAAATTTGGCAATACCTATGAATTTATAGGCAATGATACTAATGAGAATGATCGTTGGAATATTTCTATAAAAAAAGCTTCTCAACTTTTAGATTATCAACCAGAGTATACTTCAGAAACAGCAATAAAAACTTTACTTCAAAATATATAA
- a CDS encoding metallophosphoesterase family protein, protein MKIAIISDIHSNKYALEAVLEDISANNINEVIILGDVFGYYPWASETYRLLLSKNNISAIKGNHDEIVLEAYANNLNKHLDYYLIARQNREDLLINEPSALEWLSHLKSSNTLTIDNHKITLCHGTPGNNLNGRYYPDNDMVYDWFPKHNEILLLGHTHYPLIRKIQNGGIIFNPGSVGQPRDGNIASSWGIWNLSNNLWELKRTVYDTKFAIEALIKLNWNKRAILALNKNYSGQLKS, encoded by the coding sequence ATGAAAATTGCAATTATTAGCGATATCCATTCAAATAAATATGCTCTCGAAGCTGTTCTGGAAGATATTTCTGCTAATAATATCAATGAAGTTATTATTTTGGGTGATGTATTTGGTTATTACCCATGGGCATCGGAAACTTATCGTCTTTTATTAAGTAAAAATAATATTTCTGCTATTAAAGGAAATCATGATGAAATTGTTTTAGAGGCCTATGCTAATAATTTGAATAAACATTTAGATTATTACTTAATAGCTAGACAAAATAGAGAAGATCTGCTTATAAACGAACCATCGGCACTTGAATGGTTGTCTCACTTAAAATCAAGTAATACCCTAACGATTGATAATCATAAGATTACTTTATGCCATGGGACTCCTGGCAATAATTTAAATGGACGATATTATCCTGACAATGATATGGTTTATGATTGGTTTCCCAAACACAACGAAATTTTACTTTTAGGACATACTCATTACCCGTTAATCCGTAAAATCCAAAATGGAGGAATTATATTTAATCCAGGTTCAGTTGGTCAACCTAGAGATGGCAATATAGCATCTTCATGGGGAATATGGAATCTAAGCAATAACTTATGGGAATTAAAAAGAACAGTTTACGATACTAAATTTGCAATTGAAGCACTTATAAAGCTAAACTGGAATAAAAGGGCTATCTTAGCATTAAACAAGAATTATTCTGGGCAGTTAAAGTCATAA